A single window of Mycobacteriales bacterium DNA harbors:
- a CDS encoding ferredoxin, translating into MTDAQGAAEIVVDWDECEANAVCEGILPEIFSVDDDDNLQVSNFHPPAELLDQVQEAVDMCPKRALMLKRASQ; encoded by the coding sequence GTGACTGATGCCCAGGGTGCAGCTGAGATCGTCGTCGACTGGGACGAGTGCGAGGCCAACGCGGTCTGCGAAGGCATCTTGCCGGAGATCTTCTCGGTCGATGACGACGACAACCTTCAGGTGTCGAACTTCCACCCGCCCGCCGAGTTGCTCGACCAGGTGCAGGAGGCGGTCGACATGTGTCCCAAGCGGGCGTTGATGCTCAAACGAGCATCCCAGTGA